From a region of the Corallococcus macrosporus genome:
- the murQ gene encoding N-acetylmuramic acid 6-phosphate etherase: MTRARKSALPPTERLHPRADDLDLLSVEAVVRRLHQEDLIALRAVREALPSITAAARAVAEALRAGGRLLYVGAGTSGRLGVLDASECPPTFGVPATRVQAAIAGGRRALTHAVEGAEDDVGAGARAVRAFRATARDVVCGISASASTPYVRGALDAARERGARTVLVCCNPPGPAMRADTVVLARTGPEVVAGSTRLKAGTATKLVLNAITTAAFVSLGHVYRGRMVDVRPTNVKLRARAVRMVAELTDLPPARAEALLEAAGDNVKLALAMHFTGLPAAQARRRLKDTGLRGLERPKARRTSS; the protein is encoded by the coding sequence ATGACGCGCGCTCGAAAGTCCGCGCTTCCGCCCACCGAACGGCTCCATCCCCGCGCGGATGACCTGGACCTCCTCTCTGTCGAGGCGGTCGTCCGACGGTTGCATCAAGAAGACCTGATCGCGCTGCGCGCGGTCCGTGAGGCCTTGCCGTCCATCACGGCGGCGGCCCGGGCCGTGGCGGAAGCGCTACGCGCTGGCGGCCGGCTGCTCTACGTGGGCGCGGGCACCAGCGGTCGGCTCGGCGTGCTCGACGCGAGCGAGTGTCCCCCCACCTTCGGTGTCCCGGCGACGCGGGTCCAGGCGGCCATCGCGGGCGGCCGCAGGGCCCTGACGCACGCCGTGGAGGGCGCCGAGGACGACGTCGGCGCGGGGGCCCGGGCGGTGCGGGCCTTCCGGGCGACGGCGCGCGACGTCGTGTGTGGCATCTCCGCGTCCGCCTCCACGCCGTATGTCCGGGGCGCGCTGGACGCGGCCCGCGAGCGTGGAGCGCGCACGGTGCTGGTGTGCTGCAACCCGCCCGGGCCGGCCATGCGCGCGGACACGGTGGTGCTGGCGCGCACGGGCCCGGAGGTCGTGGCGGGCTCCACGCGGCTGAAGGCGGGCACGGCGACGAAGCTCGTGCTCAACGCCATCACCACCGCGGCGTTCGTGTCGCTGGGCCACGTGTACCGGGGACGCATGGTGGACGTGCGCCCGACGAACGTGAAGCTGCGGGCCCGCGCGGTGCGCATGGTGGCGGAGCTCACGGACCTGCCCCCGGCGCGCGCGGAGGCGCTGCTGGAGGCCGCGGGGGACAACGTGAAGCTGGCGCTGGCCATGCACTTCACCGGGCTTCCCGCGGCCCAGGCCCGGCGCCGGTTGAAGGACACGGGCCTGCGAGGGCTCGAACGTCCGAAAGCCAGACGGACGTCTTCCTGA
- the rpmB gene encoding 50S ribosomal protein L28, translating into MAWKCDLCGKRPLVGNNVSHANNKTKKRTLPNLQKVRANVSGSIERVLACTRCIKAGKVTKAA; encoded by the coding sequence ATGGCGTGGAAGTGCGACCTCTGTGGGAAGCGTCCGCTGGTGGGTAACAACGTCAGCCACGCGAACAACAAGACCAAGAAGCGGACCCTGCCGAACCTGCAGAAGGTCCGGGCGAACGTCAGCGGCAGCATCGAGCGCGTGCTGGCCTGCACCCGCTGCATCAAGGCCGGCAAGGTGACCAAGGCCGCCTGA
- a CDS encoding NAD(P)-binding protein, which yields MSTSAAKLKLPSGPSRHVYDVIVLGSQVGGALAAALLAKRNHRVLLVEHDGMGPGYEHDGFILPYAPFVAPPLKAMPAVEEALNELGLSTAIGRALRPHAPELQLVLPRNRVDLPGDAARRRAELTREFGEAGEGIQGALTGSAAQHEATDAFFKEGPQLPPDGFFEGWKLKGQIKEHPALEASPRLAGDDPALSLVRGLLPFLVHLEKPSAPLAHTRALSQVLTAPSTYPGGMDALRDVLTRRLTELGGDVLGRDNPAGFIVEELAFDGSKFSGVKLVRSDTLYRASCLVTATDSGALRRLVTDKKHNRGLLEHLDQSNIKSLLFSVNWVVPEAALPRGMGELVLVDTQDPELGPLLVQQHPARTGGKDVEGVRVVCAGAFVPATAREEGEEALRALAARIDEHLDRLMPFTKQHRALRSVPYLDAGGVRGSRLMPHPLYSFETEAFLGVTGLKQRTPAKNVILAGREVLPGLGLEGELLAGMRAAKLVQEMLKKKDPLKG from the coding sequence ATGTCGACGTCCGCCGCCAAACTCAAGCTCCCCTCGGGCCCGTCCCGGCACGTGTATGACGTCATCGTGCTGGGCAGCCAGGTCGGAGGCGCGCTCGCCGCCGCGCTCCTGGCGAAGCGCAACCACCGCGTGTTGCTGGTGGAGCACGACGGCATGGGGCCCGGCTACGAGCACGACGGCTTCATCCTGCCCTACGCACCCTTCGTCGCGCCGCCCCTCAAGGCGATGCCCGCGGTGGAGGAGGCCCTCAACGAGCTGGGCCTGTCCACCGCCATCGGCCGCGCGCTGCGCCCCCACGCCCCGGAGCTCCAGCTGGTGCTGCCCCGCAACCGGGTGGACCTGCCCGGCGACGCCGCCCGCCGCCGCGCGGAGCTGACGCGCGAGTTCGGCGAGGCCGGCGAGGGCATCCAGGGCGCGCTCACCGGCAGCGCCGCGCAGCACGAGGCCACCGACGCCTTCTTCAAGGAAGGCCCCCAGCTGCCGCCCGACGGCTTCTTCGAGGGCTGGAAGCTCAAGGGGCAGATCAAGGAGCACCCGGCCCTGGAGGCCTCGCCCAGGCTCGCGGGAGATGATCCGGCGCTGTCGCTGGTGCGCGGCCTGCTGCCCTTCCTGGTCCACCTGGAGAAGCCCTCCGCGCCCCTGGCGCACACGCGGGCCCTGTCCCAGGTGCTCACCGCACCGTCCACCTATCCCGGCGGCATGGACGCCCTGCGCGACGTGCTCACCCGGCGGCTGACGGAGCTGGGCGGCGACGTGCTGGGCCGCGACAACCCGGCGGGCTTCATCGTGGAGGAGCTGGCCTTCGACGGCAGCAAGTTCTCCGGCGTGAAGCTGGTGCGCTCGGACACGCTCTACCGCGCGTCGTGCTTGGTGACGGCCACGGACTCCGGGGCGCTGCGCCGGCTGGTGACGGACAAGAAGCACAACCGCGGCCTGCTGGAGCACCTGGATCAGTCCAACATCAAGTCGCTGCTCTTCAGCGTGAACTGGGTGGTGCCGGAGGCGGCGCTCCCGCGCGGCATGGGCGAGCTGGTGCTGGTGGACACGCAGGACCCGGAGCTGGGCCCGCTGCTCGTGCAGCAGCACCCCGCGCGCACCGGAGGCAAGGACGTGGAGGGCGTGCGCGTGGTGTGCGCGGGCGCCTTCGTCCCGGCCACCGCGCGCGAGGAGGGCGAGGAGGCCCTCCGGGCGCTGGCCGCGCGCATCGACGAGCACCTGGACCGGCTGATGCCCTTCACGAAGCAGCACCGCGCGCTGCGCTCGGTCCCCTACCTGGACGCCGGGGGGGTGCGCGGCAGCCGGCTCATGCCCCACCCGCTCTACAGCTTCGAAACGGAAGCCTTCCTGGGCGTCACGGGGTTGAAGCAGCGCACGCCCGCGAAGAACGTGATCCTGGCGGGTCGCGAGGTGTTGCCCGGCCTGGGCCTCGAAGGCGAGCTGCTCGCGGGCATGCGGGCCGCGAAGCTGGTGCAGGAGATGTTGAAGAAGAAGGATCCGCTCAAGGGATAG
- a CDS encoding HAD family hydrolase, whose translation MTSAAAPLLAAVFDMDGTLVDNMDFHNRAWVSLARKLGLEGLTAERFQNEFAGKKNEEILPQLLGRNLSVAELDALADEKESHYRAIYRPYLALHRGAEGFLHRLRDARLPLAVATAAPQGNRELVLDGLSLRPLFTSIVGAEQVTRGKPAPDIFLAAAKALNVPPESCLAFEDAINGVLSARAAGMVTVGITTTTTAEALKKAGAHYTAPDFDTLPPELLARLFSSRA comes from the coding sequence ATGACTTCCGCTGCCGCCCCCCTGCTCGCCGCCGTCTTCGACATGGATGGCACGCTCGTCGACAACATGGACTTCCACAACCGCGCCTGGGTGTCGCTCGCCCGGAAGCTGGGGCTGGAGGGACTGACGGCGGAACGCTTCCAGAACGAGTTCGCGGGCAAGAAGAACGAGGAGATCCTCCCGCAGCTGCTGGGCCGCAACCTCTCCGTCGCGGAGCTGGACGCGCTCGCGGACGAGAAGGAGTCCCACTACCGCGCCATCTACCGGCCCTACCTGGCGCTGCACCGGGGCGCGGAGGGCTTCCTGCACCGCCTGCGCGACGCGCGTCTGCCCCTGGCCGTGGCCACCGCCGCGCCGCAGGGCAACCGCGAGCTGGTGCTGGACGGGCTCTCCTTGCGGCCCCTCTTCACCAGCATCGTCGGCGCTGAACAGGTGACGCGGGGCAAGCCCGCGCCGGACATCTTCCTCGCGGCCGCGAAGGCGCTGAACGTGCCCCCCGAGTCGTGCCTGGCCTTCGAGGACGCCATCAACGGCGTGCTGTCCGCGCGCGCCGCCGGCATGGTCACCGTGGGCATCACCACCACCACGACCGCGGAGGCGCTGAAGAAGGCGGGGGCCCACTACACCGCCCCGGACTTCGACACGCTGCCCCCGGAGCTGCTCGCGCGCCTGTTCAGCTCCAGGGCCTAG
- a CDS encoding enoyl-CoA hydratase/isomerase family protein has protein sequence MSEDVLLETRGAVGLVTLNRPKALNALSLEMCRALHPQLDAWAADPSVKAVVIRGAGGKAFCAGGDVRAVAGSVARPDTGASLSRDFFLAEYALNHRIHHFPKPFIALVDGICMGGGLGLSVHGAFRVVTERLMLAMPETAIGIFPDVGGGWFLPRFPGETGTYLGLTGVRCDAADALWLGYATHRVESSRLEDVLAALVAADWSGPGREVAARVLQGFHQEPGPSGLATKADVIQRSFQGNRVEDILAALEREGTPWAEETRATLLRMSPTSLRVTLRQLRIGRGQDYDATARMEYRLSQALTARPDFQEGIRAVLVDKDQKPRWNPATLAEVTDAEVEACFAPRPGNELELPASR, from the coding sequence ATGAGCGAGGACGTGCTGCTGGAGACGCGGGGCGCGGTGGGTCTGGTCACCCTCAACCGACCGAAGGCGCTCAACGCGCTCTCGCTGGAGATGTGCCGGGCGCTGCACCCCCAGTTGGACGCGTGGGCGGCGGATCCGTCCGTGAAGGCGGTGGTGATCCGCGGCGCGGGCGGCAAGGCGTTCTGCGCGGGAGGGGACGTGCGCGCGGTGGCTGGTTCGGTCGCACGGCCGGACACCGGCGCGTCGCTGTCGCGCGATTTCTTCCTGGCGGAGTACGCGCTCAACCACCGCATCCACCACTTCCCGAAACCGTTCATCGCGCTGGTGGACGGCATCTGCATGGGCGGTGGGCTGGGCCTGTCCGTGCACGGGGCCTTCCGGGTGGTGACGGAGAGGCTGATGCTCGCGATGCCGGAGACGGCCATCGGCATCTTCCCGGACGTGGGAGGTGGCTGGTTCCTGCCGCGCTTCCCGGGCGAGACGGGGACGTACCTGGGACTCACTGGCGTGAGGTGTGACGCGGCGGATGCGCTGTGGCTGGGGTACGCGACGCACCGGGTGGAGTCCTCGCGGCTGGAGGACGTGCTGGCCGCGCTGGTGGCCGCGGACTGGAGCGGGCCGGGGCGTGAGGTGGCGGCGCGCGTGCTCCAGGGCTTCCATCAGGAGCCGGGGCCTTCGGGGCTCGCGACGAAGGCGGACGTCATCCAGCGGTCCTTCCAGGGGAACCGCGTGGAGGACATCCTCGCGGCGCTGGAGCGCGAGGGCACGCCGTGGGCGGAGGAGACCCGCGCGACGCTGCTGCGCATGTCGCCCACGAGCCTCCGCGTGACGCTGCGGCAGCTGCGCATCGGGCGCGGCCAGGACTATGACGCGACGGCGCGCATGGAGTACCGGTTGAGCCAGGCGCTGACCGCGCGGCCGGACTTCCAGGAGGGGATCCGCGCGGTGCTGGTGGACAAGGATCAGAAGCCGCGCTGGAACCCGGCCACGCTCGCGGAGGTGACGGACGCGGAGGTGGAGGCCTGCTTCGCGCCCCGGCCAGGGAACGAGCTGGAGCTGCCCGCTTCGCGCTGA
- a CDS encoding DUF523 domain-containing protein, whose protein sequence is MTEARDPDQARDARREALREAPTVMVSACLLGEACRYDGRSQRSERVLAALEGKAVIPICPEAAAGLGIPRPPVDLAGGTGVDVWAGRARALTRETREDRTAAFQDGARQALEAARRFDVTVALLKEKSPSCGSQRVYESGVLRPGEGITTALLRADGRTVVSDEDL, encoded by the coding sequence GTGACGGAAGCGCGGGACCCGGATCAGGCTCGTGACGCCCGGAGAGAGGCCCTGCGCGAGGCCCCCACGGTGATGGTCAGCGCGTGCCTGCTGGGTGAGGCGTGCCGCTACGACGGACGCTCGCAGCGGTCGGAGCGCGTGCTCGCGGCGCTGGAGGGCAAGGCGGTCATCCCCATCTGCCCGGAGGCCGCCGCGGGCCTGGGCATTCCGCGGCCTCCCGTGGACCTTGCCGGTGGAACGGGCGTGGACGTCTGGGCCGGTCGTGCGCGGGCCCTCACGCGGGAGACGCGCGAGGACCGCACCGCCGCGTTCCAGGATGGCGCCCGTCAGGCTCTCGAAGCCGCGCGCCGGTTCGACGTCACGGTGGCGCTCTTGAAGGAAAAGAGCCCTTCGTGCGGCAGCCAGCGCGTCTACGAGTCCGGCGTGCTGCGCCCCGGCGAAGGCATCACCACCGCGCTGCTTCGCGCGGACGGGCGTACCGTCGTGAGCGACGAGGACCTGTAG
- the purN gene encoding phosphoribosylglycinamide formyltransferase, producing MSVKRARLGVLVSGGGSNLQALLDAAGQADYPAEVACVLSNVPTAFALERARKAGVRAEVVDHKGFGSKADFEAAVLGVLADAGVEWVCLAGFMRLVSADFLKRFPGRVLNIHPSLLPSFPGLHAQRQALERGVKVAGCTVHYVDAGTDTGPIIAQAAVPVLPDDDEASLSARILAEEHRLYPLAVRLAVTGAVTLDGTRTKVAARVTGDGMALRSPGAPK from the coding sequence ATGAGCGTGAAGCGGGCGCGGCTGGGGGTGCTCGTCAGCGGCGGCGGGAGCAACCTGCAGGCGCTGCTCGACGCGGCCGGGCAGGCGGACTACCCGGCCGAGGTGGCGTGCGTGCTGTCCAACGTGCCCACGGCGTTCGCGCTGGAGCGCGCCCGGAAGGCGGGCGTGCGCGCGGAGGTGGTGGACCACAAGGGCTTCGGGTCGAAGGCGGACTTCGAGGCGGCGGTGCTCGGCGTGCTGGCGGACGCGGGCGTGGAGTGGGTGTGCCTGGCGGGCTTCATGCGGCTGGTGAGCGCGGACTTCCTCAAGCGCTTCCCGGGACGCGTGCTGAACATCCACCCTTCCCTGCTGCCGTCGTTCCCGGGCCTGCATGCGCAGCGGCAGGCGCTGGAGCGCGGCGTGAAGGTGGCCGGCTGCACGGTGCACTACGTGGACGCGGGCACGGACACGGGCCCCATCATCGCGCAGGCCGCGGTGCCCGTGCTGCCGGACGATGACGAGGCGAGCCTGAGCGCGCGCATCCTCGCGGAGGAGCACCGGCTGTATCCGCTGGCCGTGCGGCTGGCGGTGACGGGCGCGGTGACGCTGGACGGGACGCGCACGAAGGTGGCTGCGCGGGTGACGGGCGACGGCATGGCGCTTCGCAGCCCGGGTGCGCCGAAGTGA
- the purM gene encoding phosphoribosylformylglycinamidine cyclo-ligase codes for MGTTYKQSGVDIEAGDAFVEKIKPHAARTTRPEVLAGVGGFGGLFALPPGKYQAPVLVAGTDGVGTKLKVAFLAGRHDTVGIDLVAMSVNDILTCGAEPLFFLDYFATGKLEVDAAAEVVKGIALGCEQAGCALLGGETAEMPGFYARGEYDVAGFCVGVVERSAIIDGKTVKPGDALIGLTSSGLHSNGYSLARKVLLDDAKLPLDMTPPGLDRPLGDALLEPTRIYVKDALALCQAVKVKGMAHITGSGIPGNLPRCLPDGTRAVLTESSWKKPAIFDLIAKTGGVARDEMFSTFNMGLGLIVVVAKEDVAKALEVLRARGVEASEVGRVEAGQGEATAVIDP; via the coding sequence GTGGGAACGACCTACAAGCAGTCCGGAGTAGACATCGAGGCCGGCGACGCGTTCGTCGAGAAGATCAAGCCCCATGCCGCGCGCACCACGCGCCCCGAGGTGTTGGCCGGGGTGGGCGGGTTCGGCGGCCTGTTCGCACTGCCGCCCGGCAAGTACCAGGCGCCGGTGCTGGTGGCGGGCACCGACGGCGTGGGCACCAAGCTGAAGGTGGCCTTCCTGGCGGGGCGCCACGACACGGTGGGCATCGACCTGGTGGCCATGTCGGTGAACGACATCCTCACCTGTGGCGCGGAGCCGCTCTTCTTCCTGGACTACTTCGCCACGGGGAAGCTGGAGGTGGACGCCGCGGCGGAGGTGGTCAAGGGCATTGCCCTGGGCTGCGAGCAGGCGGGGTGCGCGCTGCTGGGCGGGGAGACGGCGGAGATGCCGGGCTTCTACGCGCGGGGCGAGTACGACGTCGCGGGCTTCTGCGTGGGGGTGGTGGAGCGCTCCGCCATCATCGACGGCAAGACGGTGAAGCCGGGTGACGCGCTCATCGGCCTCACGTCGTCCGGCCTGCACAGCAACGGCTACTCGCTGGCGCGCAAGGTACTGCTGGACGACGCGAAGCTGCCGCTGGACATGACGCCGCCGGGGCTGGACCGGCCGCTGGGTGACGCGCTGCTGGAGCCCACGCGCATCTACGTCAAGGACGCGCTCGCGCTGTGCCAGGCCGTGAAGGTGAAGGGCATGGCGCACATCACCGGCAGCGGCATCCCGGGCAACCTGCCCCGCTGCCTGCCGGACGGGACGCGCGCGGTGCTGACCGAGTCCTCGTGGAAGAAGCCGGCCATCTTCGACCTCATCGCGAAGACGGGCGGCGTGGCGCGCGACGAGATGTTCAGCACGTTCAACATGGGCCTGGGCCTCATCGTCGTGGTGGCGAAGGAGGACGTGGCGAAGGCGCTGGAGGTGCTGCGCGCCCGGGGTGTGGAGGCGTCCGAGGTGGGCCGGGTGGAAGCGGGCCAGGGCGAGGCCACGGCGGTCATCGATCCATGA
- a CDS encoding Crp/Fnr family transcriptional regulator codes for MGAEETLFQRFGKEFPKGTELFREGEIGKEMFVIQSGKIAISKRVRDVEKVLAVLGPGEFFGEMAIISNKPRNASAVVHDDAKLLVIDPKTFEAMIRGNAEIAVRMIKKLAERLSEADAQIENLLHGDPASRVVHQILQACQTRGRPLEEGVEVDFAVRDMPRQIGVGEPAVRSMLERLERAGLIERSGDRVTVYDTARLHDFLNYLEMKWKFGDL; via the coding sequence ATGGGCGCCGAGGAAACCCTCTTTCAACGTTTTGGCAAGGAGTTCCCCAAGGGCACCGAGCTCTTCCGCGAGGGAGAGATCGGCAAGGAGATGTTCGTCATCCAGTCCGGGAAGATCGCCATCTCCAAGCGCGTGCGCGACGTGGAGAAGGTGCTCGCCGTGCTGGGCCCGGGCGAGTTCTTCGGCGAGATGGCCATCATCTCCAACAAGCCCCGGAACGCCTCCGCCGTGGTGCATGACGACGCGAAGCTGCTCGTCATCGACCCGAAGACCTTCGAGGCGATGATCCGCGGCAACGCGGAGATCGCCGTGCGGATGATCAAGAAGCTGGCCGAGCGCCTCTCCGAGGCGGACGCCCAGATTGAAAACCTGCTCCACGGCGACCCGGCGAGCCGCGTCGTGCACCAGATCCTCCAGGCCTGCCAGACGCGCGGCCGGCCCCTGGAGGAGGGCGTGGAGGTGGACTTCGCCGTGCGGGACATGCCCCGGCAGATCGGCGTGGGCGAGCCCGCCGTGCGCAGCATGCTGGAGCGCCTGGAGCGCGCGGGCCTCATCGAGCGCAGCGGTGACAGGGTCACCGTGTATGACACGGCCCGGCTGCATGACTTCCTCAACTACCTTGAGATGAAGTGGAAGTTCGGAGACCTCTAG
- a CDS encoding MBL fold metallo-hydrolase, which produces MKLQVLGCHGGELPTCRSTCFLVDDVLALDAGALTGTLSLEQLCKVDDVLVGHSHFDHVKDLPLLADLVIGRRDRPVTIHASRECAKALRENMFNNSLWPDFTRIPTRHKPVLAIKTFRAGSTFQVGPYTVKSVPVSHPVESCAFIISDGKSSLAMSGDTGPTDKLWKALNATKNLKALLLEASFPNSLQALADISGHLTPATVGSELRKFDRNGAQVMLYHLKPAFVTQLKKELAPLPVNVLELGETFQF; this is translated from the coding sequence GTGAAGCTGCAAGTCCTCGGGTGCCACGGCGGCGAGCTTCCCACGTGCAGGAGCACCTGCTTCCTCGTGGATGACGTGCTCGCGCTCGACGCGGGCGCACTCACCGGGACGCTCTCGCTGGAGCAGCTGTGCAAGGTGGACGACGTGCTCGTCGGCCACAGCCACTTCGACCACGTGAAGGACCTGCCGCTGCTCGCCGACCTCGTCATCGGCCGGCGCGACAGGCCCGTCACCATCCATGCCTCCCGCGAGTGCGCCAAGGCGCTGCGCGAGAACATGTTCAACAACTCGCTGTGGCCGGACTTCACGCGCATCCCCACGCGCCACAAGCCCGTCCTGGCCATCAAGACCTTCCGCGCCGGCAGCACCTTCCAGGTGGGCCCCTACACCGTGAAGAGCGTCCCGGTGAGCCACCCCGTGGAGTCGTGCGCCTTCATCATCAGCGACGGCAAGTCGTCGCTCGCGATGAGCGGCGACACCGGCCCCACGGACAAGCTGTGGAAGGCGCTCAACGCCACGAAGAACCTCAAGGCGCTGCTCCTGGAAGCCAGCTTCCCCAACAGCCTGCAGGCCCTGGCGGACATCTCCGGCCACCTCACGCCCGCCACCGTGGGCTCGGAGCTGCGCAAGTTCGACCGCAACGGCGCCCAGGTGATGCTCTACCACCTGAAGCCCGCGTTCGTGACCCAGCTCAAGAAGGAGCTGGCCCCGCTGCCGGTGAACGTCCTGGAGCTGGGAGAGACGTTCCAGTTCTAG
- the accD gene encoding acetyl-CoA carboxylase, carboxyltransferase subunit beta, which translates to MAWFSKKPRIAVDPEPVAEPQPSRMQGLWAKCEQCDEIIYRQELEKNWMVCMHCEHHHAWTARARLAATLDPDSFEEFDKELEPQDPLGFTDSKKYKDRLKSTRKNLEENDAFISGVGRIEGHPVSIGSFVFEFMGGSMGSVVGEKVTRVFERAFELKCPAVVFSASGGARMQEGIFSLMQMAKTSAAIARFRTSGKPYISVMLNPTTGGVAASFSWLGDIILAEPKALIGFAGPRVIEQTIRQKLPEGFQRSEFLLDHGMIDAIVHRKELRGKLGQLLGMLG; encoded by the coding sequence ATGGCCTGGTTCTCCAAGAAGCCCCGCATCGCCGTTGACCCTGAGCCCGTCGCCGAGCCCCAGCCCTCCCGCATGCAGGGCCTCTGGGCCAAGTGCGAGCAGTGCGACGAGATCATCTACCGCCAGGAGCTCGAGAAGAACTGGATGGTGTGCATGCACTGCGAGCACCACCACGCCTGGACGGCTCGCGCGCGCCTGGCCGCCACGCTGGATCCGGACTCCTTCGAGGAGTTCGACAAGGAGCTGGAGCCCCAGGACCCGCTCGGCTTCACCGACTCCAAGAAGTACAAGGACCGCCTGAAGTCCACGCGCAAGAACCTGGAGGAGAACGACGCGTTCATCTCCGGCGTGGGCCGCATCGAGGGACACCCCGTCTCCATCGGCAGCTTCGTGTTCGAGTTCATGGGCGGCTCCATGGGCTCCGTGGTGGGTGAGAAGGTGACGCGCGTGTTCGAGCGCGCCTTCGAGCTCAAGTGCCCCGCGGTGGTGTTCTCCGCGTCCGGCGGCGCGCGCATGCAGGAGGGCATCTTCTCCCTCATGCAGATGGCGAAGACGTCCGCGGCCATTGCCCGCTTCCGCACCAGCGGCAAGCCGTACATCTCCGTGATGCTCAACCCCACGACGGGCGGCGTGGCCGCGTCCTTCTCCTGGCTGGGCGACATCATCCTCGCGGAGCCCAAGGCCCTCATCGGCTTCGCCGGCCCGCGCGTGATTGAACAGACCATCCGCCAGAAGCTGCCGGAGGGCTTCCAGCGCTCGGAGTTCCTGCTGGACCACGGGATGATCGACGCCATCGTCCACCGCAAGGAGCTGCGCGGGAAGCTGGGCCAGCTCCTGGGCATGCTGGGGTAG
- a CDS encoding bifunctional folylpolyglutamate synthase/dihydrofolate synthase translates to MDAPRTPEEALRFFQALNPSGIKLGLERVKDALVALGHPERDYPALHVAGTNGKGSTCAFVARALEAAGHRVGLYTSPHLVRVNERIRLNGSDIPDDVFGQRILEVLERYPSALSDPMTYFEFGTVVALWHFSRERVDVAVLETGLGGRLDATSAASPVVTCVTPVSFDHMEYLGHTLREIAREKAGIFKAGVPVVLSKQEPEALESLLRRAEELGVPVQVEGRDFGIVPGSNDTLSYRGASWSLDGLTLALRGPYQRQNAAVALACLEALRARGVVVTPEAAREGLATARWPGRLEEVSQGPTVVVDGAHNPAGVAVLLEALRALYAGRPLHLVFGVVADKDRGPMMQALFPLAASVHLTPLDTPRSLAPERYIAEARDLCSRVVSHASLAEALAGAKDDAVGRPDGVVLATGSLFLVGAVKRMVDRSLGATQQQQ, encoded by the coding sequence ATGGACGCCCCTCGCACTCCGGAAGAAGCCCTGCGCTTCTTCCAGGCGCTCAACCCCTCCGGCATCAAGCTGGGGCTGGAGCGCGTGAAGGACGCGCTCGTCGCGCTCGGCCATCCGGAGCGCGACTACCCGGCGCTGCACGTCGCCGGGACCAACGGCAAGGGCAGCACCTGCGCCTTCGTGGCGCGCGCGCTGGAGGCCGCCGGCCACCGCGTGGGGCTCTACACGTCCCCGCACCTGGTGCGCGTCAACGAGCGGATCCGCCTGAACGGCTCGGACATCCCGGACGACGTCTTCGGGCAGCGCATCCTGGAGGTGCTGGAGCGCTACCCCTCCGCGCTGTCGGATCCGATGACGTACTTCGAGTTCGGCACCGTGGTCGCGCTCTGGCACTTCTCCCGCGAGCGCGTGGACGTGGCCGTGCTGGAGACGGGGCTGGGCGGCCGGCTGGACGCCACCAGCGCCGCGAGCCCGGTCGTCACGTGCGTCACGCCCGTGTCCTTCGACCACATGGAGTACCTGGGCCACACGCTCCGGGAGATCGCCCGGGAGAAGGCCGGCATCTTCAAGGCCGGCGTCCCGGTGGTGCTGTCGAAGCAGGAGCCGGAGGCGCTGGAGTCGCTGCTGCGCCGCGCGGAGGAACTGGGCGTGCCCGTCCAGGTGGAGGGCCGCGACTTCGGCATCGTCCCCGGGTCCAATGACACGCTGTCGTACCGGGGCGCGAGCTGGTCGCTCGACGGACTCACGCTCGCGCTGCGCGGTCCGTATCAGCGCCAGAACGCGGCCGTGGCCCTGGCCTGCCTGGAGGCCCTCCGGGCCCGGGGCGTGGTGGTGACGCCGGAGGCCGCGCGCGAAGGCCTGGCCACCGCGCGCTGGCCCGGGCGGCTGGAGGAAGTGTCCCAGGGGCCAACGGTGGTGGTGGACGGCGCCCACAACCCGGCGGGTGTGGCGGTGTTGCTGGAGGCCCTGCGCGCCCTCTACGCGGGCAGGCCGCTGCACCTGGTGTTCGGTGTGGTGGCGGACAAGGACCGGGGGCCGATGATGCAGGCCCTGTTTCCGCTGGCGGCCTCCGTGCACCTCACGCCGCTGGACACGCCGCGCTCGCTTGCTCCGGAGCGATACATCGCTGAAGCACGGGATTTGTGTTCACGGGTGGTCTCGCACGCCTCCCTGGCGGAGGCCCTTGCCGGAGCGAAGGACGATGCAGTGGGTCGTCCGGACGGCGTCGTTCTGGCGACAGGTTCACTGTTCCTGGTAGGCGCCGTGAAGCGAATGGTCGACCGAAGCCTTGGCGCAACGCAGCAGCAGCAGTAA